In Eublepharis macularius isolate TG4126 chromosome 4, MPM_Emac_v1.0, whole genome shotgun sequence, the following are encoded in one genomic region:
- the GPS1 gene encoding COP9 signalosome complex subunit 1 isoform X2 — translation MPLPVQVFNLQGAVEPMQIDVDPQEDQQNAPDINYVVENPTLDLEQYAASYSGLMRIERLQFIADHCPQLRVEALKMALSFVQRTFNVDVYEEIHRKLAEATRELQNTPDAVPDGGIEPPPLDTAWVEATRKKALLKLEKLDTDLKNYKGNSIKESIRRGHDDLGDHYLDCGDLSNALKCYSRARDYCTSAKHVINMCLNVIKVSVYLQNWSHVLSYVSKAESTPEIAEQRGERDSQTQAILTKLKCAAGLAELAARKYKQAAKCFLLASFDHCDFPELLSPSNVAVYGGLCALATFDRQELQRNVISSSSFKLFLELEPQVRDIIFKFYESKYASCLKMLDEMKDNLLLDMYLAPHVRTLYTQIRNRALIQYFSPYVSADMRKMATAFNTTVAALEDELTQLILEGLINARIDSHSKILYARDVDQRSTTFEKSLLMGKEFQRRAKAMILRAAVLRNQIHVKSPPREGSQGELTPANSQSRMSTNM, via the exons GGTGCGGTAGAGCCCATGCAGATTGATGTAGACCCACAAGAAGATCAGCAAAATGCACCTGATATCAACTATGTGGTCGAGAACCCAACTCTG GATCTGGAGCAGTACGCAGCGAGCTACAGCGGCCTGATGAGAATCGAGCGACTGCAGTTCATTGCTGACCACTGCCCACAGCTGCGCGTGGAAGCCCTCAAGATGGCTCTGTCATTTGTCCAAAGAACATTCAACGTTGACGTTTATGAAGAAATTCATCGGAAACTGGCTGAAGCCACAAG AGAGCTCCAGAACACACCTGATGCTGTCCCGGACGGAGGGATAGAACCGCCACCTCTAGACACAGCTTGGGTTGAGGCAACACGCAAAAAAGCTCTTCTTAAGCTGGAAAAGCTGGATACAGATCTAAAGAACTATAAAGGGAATTCAATCAAGGAAAGCATCAG GAGGGGCCATGATGATTTGGGTGATCATTACCTCGACTGTGGAGACCTCAGCAACGCCCTCAAATGTTATTCGCGAGCCCGTGATTATTGTACCAGCGCAAAGCATGTTATTAACATGTGCCTCAATGTTATCAAG GTCAGTGTTTACCTTCAGAATTGGTCCCATGTCCTGAGCTACGTGAGCAAGGCAGAGTCTACGCCAGAAATTGCAGAG CAACGAGGAGAACGTGACAGTCAGACACAGGCAATCCTCACCAAATTGAAGTGTGCCGcag GCTTGGCTGAGCTAGCTGCCCGAAAATACAAACAGGCAGCAAAGTGCTTCCTCTTGGCCTCATTTGATCACTGTGACTTCCCTGAG CTGCTGTCTCCTAGCAATGTAGCTGTGTATGGTGGCCTGTGTGCACTAGCTACCTTTGACCGTCAAGAATTGCAACGCAATGTCATCTCCAGTAG TTCCTTCAAACTCTTCTTGGAGCTGGAACCGCAGGTGCGTGACATCATCTTCAAGTTCTACGAATCCAAATATGCCTCATGTCTCAAGATGCTGGATGAGATGAAG GACAACCTGCTACTGGATATGTACCTGGCACCTCACGTGAGAACACTTTACACACAGATCCGAAATCGAGCCCTCATTCAG TATTTCAGCCCCTATGTGTCAGCAGACATGCGCAAGATGGCCACTGCTTTCAACACCACAGTGGCAGCTCTGGAAGATGAGCTCACGCAGCTGATCCTGGAAGGGCTGATTAATGCCAGAATAGACTCTCACAGCAAG ATTTTATATGCACGAGATGTTGATCAGCGAAGCACCACCTTTGAAAAGTCCTTGCTGATGGGGAAGGAATTTCAGCGCCGCGCCAAAGCGATGATCCTGCGAGCAGCTGTCCTACGCAACCAGATCCACGTGAAG TCTCCTCCTAGAGAAGGAAGCCAAGGTGAACTCACTCCAGCGAACAGCCAGTCCCGAATGAGCACCAATATGTAA
- the GPS1 gene encoding COP9 signalosome complex subunit 1 isoform X1, producing the protein MRDSSVPSSASSSVTDLFCTPRSSRSDLFLPGTSGDFSLSASLSACTLLYEGAVEPMQIDVDPQEDQQNAPDINYVVENPTLDLEQYAASYSGLMRIERLQFIADHCPQLRVEALKMALSFVQRTFNVDVYEEIHRKLAEATRELQNTPDAVPDGGIEPPPLDTAWVEATRKKALLKLEKLDTDLKNYKGNSIKESIRRGHDDLGDHYLDCGDLSNALKCYSRARDYCTSAKHVINMCLNVIKVSVYLQNWSHVLSYVSKAESTPEIAEQRGERDSQTQAILTKLKCAAGLAELAARKYKQAAKCFLLASFDHCDFPELLSPSNVAVYGGLCALATFDRQELQRNVISSSSFKLFLELEPQVRDIIFKFYESKYASCLKMLDEMKDNLLLDMYLAPHVRTLYTQIRNRALIQYFSPYVSADMRKMATAFNTTVAALEDELTQLILEGLINARIDSHSKILYARDVDQRSTTFEKSLLMGKEFQRRAKAMILRAAVLRNQIHVKSPPREGSQGELTPANSQSRMSTNM; encoded by the exons GGTGCGGTAGAGCCCATGCAGATTGATGTAGACCCACAAGAAGATCAGCAAAATGCACCTGATATCAACTATGTGGTCGAGAACCCAACTCTG GATCTGGAGCAGTACGCAGCGAGCTACAGCGGCCTGATGAGAATCGAGCGACTGCAGTTCATTGCTGACCACTGCCCACAGCTGCGCGTGGAAGCCCTCAAGATGGCTCTGTCATTTGTCCAAAGAACATTCAACGTTGACGTTTATGAAGAAATTCATCGGAAACTGGCTGAAGCCACAAG AGAGCTCCAGAACACACCTGATGCTGTCCCGGACGGAGGGATAGAACCGCCACCTCTAGACACAGCTTGGGTTGAGGCAACACGCAAAAAAGCTCTTCTTAAGCTGGAAAAGCTGGATACAGATCTAAAGAACTATAAAGGGAATTCAATCAAGGAAAGCATCAG GAGGGGCCATGATGATTTGGGTGATCATTACCTCGACTGTGGAGACCTCAGCAACGCCCTCAAATGTTATTCGCGAGCCCGTGATTATTGTACCAGCGCAAAGCATGTTATTAACATGTGCCTCAATGTTATCAAG GTCAGTGTTTACCTTCAGAATTGGTCCCATGTCCTGAGCTACGTGAGCAAGGCAGAGTCTACGCCAGAAATTGCAGAG CAACGAGGAGAACGTGACAGTCAGACACAGGCAATCCTCACCAAATTGAAGTGTGCCGcag GCTTGGCTGAGCTAGCTGCCCGAAAATACAAACAGGCAGCAAAGTGCTTCCTCTTGGCCTCATTTGATCACTGTGACTTCCCTGAG CTGCTGTCTCCTAGCAATGTAGCTGTGTATGGTGGCCTGTGTGCACTAGCTACCTTTGACCGTCAAGAATTGCAACGCAATGTCATCTCCAGTAG TTCCTTCAAACTCTTCTTGGAGCTGGAACCGCAGGTGCGTGACATCATCTTCAAGTTCTACGAATCCAAATATGCCTCATGTCTCAAGATGCTGGATGAGATGAAG GACAACCTGCTACTGGATATGTACCTGGCACCTCACGTGAGAACACTTTACACACAGATCCGAAATCGAGCCCTCATTCAG TATTTCAGCCCCTATGTGTCAGCAGACATGCGCAAGATGGCCACTGCTTTCAACACCACAGTGGCAGCTCTGGAAGATGAGCTCACGCAGCTGATCCTGGAAGGGCTGATTAATGCCAGAATAGACTCTCACAGCAAG ATTTTATATGCACGAGATGTTGATCAGCGAAGCACCACCTTTGAAAAGTCCTTGCTGATGGGGAAGGAATTTCAGCGCCGCGCCAAAGCGATGATCCTGCGAGCAGCTGTCCTACGCAACCAGATCCACGTGAAG TCTCCTCCTAGAGAAGGAAGCCAAGGTGAACTCACTCCAGCGAACAGCCAGTCCCGAATGAGCACCAATATGTAA